The region GAGCACTTTAGTTCAGATGAAAAAAAAGTTATCCACAACGGTAGTTTTATAAACTTTTATCTATCTCCAAAAGATTATCATCGTTATCATATACCAATAAATTTAAAAGTTTTAAGAGCCGTTCATATTCCTGGAAAACTATATCCTGTAAATATCCCCTCTCTTAAAAAAAGACTAAATCTTTTTATAGAGAATGAAAGAGTTGTTTTAATGTGTGAAAATGCATCTGGTAAAAAGTTTTACATGGTTTTAGTTGGTGCTTTAAATGTTGGAGTGATGCAAGTTGCTTTTGAGAGTAAAATAAAAACAAATGCAAATGCAGATAAGCCTAGTGTTTATGAGTACAAAGATTTATACTTAAATAAAGGTGATGATTTTGGATGCTTTGAAATGGGTTCAACTATCGTTATTCTTTGTGAAAAAGGTATGTTAGAGTTTGAAAATTTAACTGCAAAAGATGTTAAGTATGGAGAAACTATAGCTAAAAATGTATAGAACACAAGAGGAAAAGCAAAAGTATATCGAGAAAATTTTTAAAGATAGAGCCCTTTTTGAGTGGGAAGTACTTCATGTTTCTTCTCATTATGATAGGCTTGAAGTTATGGAGATACTTGCGCAGACTCTAGTTCGAGATAAGTTAAAATACGAATTGAATTTTTTGTATATGCAAAAATATGAGGATTTCAATTTTTCACAAATTATAAATATAATTTTTCATGAAATAGCAAATGAATGGGTTAGTTTTGCAACCGATGTGTTGTACTATCCAAAGCAAGACGCAATCGAAGAACTTCAAGATAAGATGCGAGTTAAATTTATACATGATTTGGCTAAAAGTTATTATGAAAAATATAGACGTTTGATATTTGATGAGATAGCGGATACTTTTATAGAGCTTGTCTCAAATGTAAAAAAAGATACAGAAATATCGAAGCTAATACATGAAACACTAGATAGTGAATTAATAAAAAATAGACAAATACTTGGAATGCATAATTTTTCTCAGTTTTACAATCGTATAAAAACTGCTAAAGAGATTAAAAATAACGATATTTTTGCTATAAAGCAAAAAATAAAAAATTTGAAAATAAAATGTACAGATTCAAATATAGATGCTGAGGATAAACAGAGATATTATGGTCTGTTGAAAAAATCAAATAGTGAGCTTATTAGACTAAATTCATTAGGTCTTGATAAGATTGACTCAGCAATAAAAAGATTTAAAGACACTATGGTTCAATCAATGATAGCAATGAGTCATCCATCTTAAGTGTTTGTTAAAACACCACCTTTAACAATATTAATAACCTGCAATTTTACAAATAATTTCCCATCTTTTTCATATATATCCAAAGCTGTGTCAATTGGGAACTTTTGTTTTCTAAGACTTCCTTGAACAGAGTGCAAAACATGAGAAAAATTTTGAAACATTGGAGCTATTATATGATCTATATTATCTTTTTTTAGTAGTTCAGCCAAAAGGTCTATAGTGCAATAATATACACTTTTATTTATAGAGCGTTGAACTATATAATCATGCATTATGTTAATGTTGTTTTGTAGTATGGTTTTGTTCTCTTCATCTAAAACGCAGTTTTCTTGAGCTCTTTGTAGGTTGTGCTCTATCTCTTCTTCAATATTATGATTTTCTTTTTCCATAAGCGCGCTTAAGTTAGGACACCTGTTTTTTAATTCATCATAAAGTTCTTCACTAGAGAGACGTTTTGTTGAAGCTTCATAGTTATAAGTTTTATCCTCAAAATATTCATGGTCCAATGCTTTTAATAATTGCACAACAATGTTTAAATATATATATTTGTCCTCTTTATTGTTGTCAAATTCTATACCTGTGTGCGATATTATTGGTTTTGGACCGACATATTTTAATTGCATTTTATAAAACCTTTAAATACTTAAACATTAAATCTAAAGTGCATGATATCACCATCTTGAACTATATACTCTTTACCCTCTAGTCTCATTTTACCAGCTTCTTTGGATTTGTTTTCACCACCACACGCTATATAGTCATTATAAGATATAACTTCTGCACGTATAAAACCTTTTTCAAAATCATTATGAATAGCAGCTGCTGCACGAGGAGCTGTTGAGTTCTTTCTAATAGTCCAAGCACGAACTTCTTTAACACCAGCAGTAAAGTAGCTCATAAGCCCTAATTTATCAAAACCTTTGTGTATGATTTGCTCTAGTCCTGACTCTTCGACCCCTAAATCAGTTAAAAATTCCTGTGCTTCTTCATCATCAAGACCAATAAGCTCTTCTTCGACTTTTGCACATAGTTTTATAAGTTCACAACTATTTTTAGCAGCATGTTCTTTTAGTGCTTTTACGTATTTGTTGTCTTCTAAAAGACCATCTTCATCAGTATTTGCACC is a window of uncultured Sulfurimonas sp. DNA encoding:
- a CDS encoding phosphatidylserine decarboxylase, which gives rise to MSKHITSAISQNFGKFANKEFSSWFQKIVNNSYVGLMGLDMSEFNSPSTYKSLNALFTRKLRQDRKYSLDAEAFISPCDSLISDCGELKKDYALQIKGMRYSSDELLGEHFSSDEKKVIHNGSFINFYLSPKDYHRYHIPINLKVLRAVHIPGKLYPVNIPSLKKRLNLFIENERVVLMCENASGKKFYMVLVGALNVGVMQVAFESKIKTNANADKPSVYEYKDLYLNKGDDFGCFEMGSTIVILCEKGMLEFENLTAKDVKYGETIAKNV